A DNA window from Selenomonas sp. oral taxon 126 contains the following coding sequences:
- the ispG gene encoding flavodoxin-dependent (E)-4-hydroxy-3-methylbut-2-enyl-diphosphate synthase, producing MAMYERRATRQIHIGNIPIGGGAPISVQSMCNTKTTDTEATVQQIRELAAAGCDIVRVAVPDMAAAKNLGNIVRQVKTPLVADIHFDYKLALEAMAQGVAALRINPGNIGGTERVKKVVAAAREGGIPIRIGVNAGSLDHKMLTKYGGITAEALVASAMEHVRVLEELDFYDMKISLKAHDVPLTLAAYRLMSERVDYPLHLGITEAGTAGTGIIKSSVGVGALLAEGIGDTIRISLTGDPVVEVRTANEILKALGLKEYGPTLVACPTCGRTSINLVEIAEKVEERLRGMEDPIEVAVMGCVVNGPGEARGADVGIAGGNGEGLIFRKGEVIRKVKEEELLPELFREIDMILEERKTS from the coding sequence ATGGCGATGTATGAACGCCGCGCGACGCGGCAGATCCACATTGGAAATATTCCCATCGGAGGCGGGGCGCCGATCTCCGTCCAGTCGATGTGCAACACCAAGACGACGGACACGGAGGCGACGGTACAGCAGATCAGAGAGCTCGCGGCGGCGGGCTGCGACATTGTGCGCGTTGCCGTGCCCGACATGGCGGCGGCGAAGAACCTCGGCAATATCGTGCGGCAGGTCAAGACGCCGCTCGTTGCGGACATCCACTTTGACTACAAGCTCGCGCTCGAGGCGATGGCGCAGGGCGTTGCGGCACTGCGCATCAACCCCGGCAATATCGGCGGGACGGAGCGCGTCAAGAAGGTCGTCGCGGCGGCGCGCGAGGGGGGCATCCCCATCCGCATCGGCGTCAACGCCGGATCGCTCGATCACAAGATGCTGACGAAATACGGCGGCATTACGGCGGAGGCGCTCGTTGCGTCCGCGATGGAGCATGTGCGCGTCCTTGAGGAGCTGGACTTCTACGATATGAAGATCTCGCTCAAGGCGCACGATGTGCCGTTGACACTCGCTGCCTACCGTCTCATGAGCGAGCGCGTGGACTACCCGCTCCACCTCGGAATCACGGAGGCGGGCACGGCGGGCACGGGGATCATCAAGTCCTCGGTCGGTGTCGGCGCGCTGCTCGCCGAGGGAATCGGCGACACGATCCGCATCTCGCTCACGGGCGATCCCGTGGTCGAGGTGCGTACGGCAAATGAAATTTTGAAGGCGCTCGGACTGAAGGAGTACGGTCCGACGCTCGTCGCCTGTCCGACCTGCGGACGCACGAGCATCAACCTCGTGGAGATCGCGGAGAAGGTTGAGGAGCGTCTGCGCGGCATGGAAGATCCGATCGAGGTCGCGGTCATGGGCTGCGTCGTCAACGGCCCGGGTGAGGCGCGCGGCGCGGATGTCGGCATTGCGGGCGGAAATGGGGAAGGCCTTATTTTCCGCAAGGGCGAGGTCATCCGCAAGGTGAAGGAAGAAGAACTGCTGCCCGAACTGTTTCGGGAGATTGATATGATACTGGAGGAACGCAAAACGTCATGA
- a CDS encoding proline--tRNA ligase, translating into MRATNLYAPTLRNTPAEAEIASHQLMYRAGLIRKSAGGMYTYLPLAWRTIRKIEQIIREEMDAAGGQEIMMPILQPSELWEESGRWAAYGAEMIRVKDRHDREFCMGPTHEEMITALVRDELRSYKQLPVLLYQIQDKFRDERRPRFGVMRSREFIMKDLYSFDKDIEGMNESYRKMYDAYTNVFTRCGLDFRAVEADSGAIGGGHSEEFTVLAPEGESRIACCDACSYAASDEKAALRPIDAPHEEELPLEKVATPGTHTIALLAEYLKIPVEKTIKAVAYQSEDDTLILAFLRGDHEVNEVKLMNAVPGARELRMADEEAIRAAGGCPGFMSPIGIKEGTHIVVDETAMRMHNAVSGANEADFHYINVNPQRDFGAVTVADIRLVEEGDECPVCEHGHLHIGRGIEAGQIFALGTKYSAAMGATFLDETGKSQPLQMGCYGIGVGRTMAAAIEQNHDESGIIWPRAIAPYEVVVVAVNAKVDEQLRYAEEIYEELRAAGVDVLLDDRRERAGVKFNDCDLIGYPVRIAIGPKTLETGSIEVKLRKSGELVNFARDTYLKGVQDMLATL; encoded by the coding sequence ATGAGAGCCACGAATCTGTATGCGCCCACACTCAGAAATACGCCTGCGGAGGCGGAGATCGCCAGTCATCAGCTCATGTACCGCGCGGGTCTGATCCGCAAGTCTGCGGGCGGGATGTATACCTATCTGCCGCTCGCGTGGCGGACGATCCGCAAGATCGAGCAGATCATCCGCGAGGAGATGGACGCAGCGGGCGGACAGGAAATCATGATGCCGATCCTCCAGCCGTCCGAGCTCTGGGAGGAGAGCGGGCGCTGGGCTGCGTACGGTGCGGAGATGATCCGCGTGAAGGATCGTCATGACCGCGAGTTCTGCATGGGCCCGACGCATGAGGAGATGATTACGGCGCTTGTGCGCGACGAGCTGCGTTCCTACAAGCAGCTGCCCGTGCTCCTCTATCAGATTCAGGATAAGTTCCGCGACGAGCGCCGCCCACGCTTTGGTGTCATGCGCAGCCGCGAGTTCATCATGAAGGATCTCTACTCCTTCGACAAGGACATCGAGGGGATGAATGAGTCCTACCGCAAGATGTACGATGCGTACACAAATGTATTCACGCGCTGCGGGCTCGACTTCCGCGCGGTGGAGGCGGACAGCGGCGCAATCGGCGGCGGACACTCCGAGGAGTTCACCGTACTCGCGCCCGAGGGCGAGTCGCGCATTGCGTGCTGCGATGCGTGCAGCTATGCGGCAAGCGATGAGAAGGCGGCACTGCGTCCGATCGACGCGCCCCACGAGGAGGAGCTGCCGCTCGAGAAGGTGGCAACGCCCGGTACGCACACGATTGCTCTGCTCGCGGAGTATCTCAAGATTCCCGTCGAAAAGACAATCAAGGCGGTCGCCTATCAGTCGGAGGACGATACCCTGATTCTCGCCTTCCTGCGCGGCGACCACGAGGTCAACGAGGTGAAACTCATGAACGCCGTTCCGGGCGCACGCGAGCTGCGCATGGCGGACGAGGAGGCGATTCGGGCGGCGGGCGGCTGCCCCGGCTTTATGAGTCCGATCGGCATCAAGGAGGGCACGCATATTGTCGTTGACGAGACGGCGATGCGGATGCACAATGCTGTCTCCGGTGCGAACGAGGCGGACTTCCACTATATCAACGTCAATCCGCAGCGCGACTTTGGCGCGGTGACGGTGGCGGACATCCGCCTCGTGGAGGAAGGCGATGAATGCCCCGTCTGCGAGCACGGACATCTCCACATCGGGCGCGGCATCGAGGCAGGGCAGATCTTCGCGCTCGGCACGAAGTACAGCGCGGCGATGGGCGCAACCTTCCTCGATGAGACGGGCAAGTCGCAGCCCCTGCAGATGGGCTGCTACGGCATCGGCGTCGGGCGTACGATGGCGGCGGCAATCGAGCAGAATCACGATGAGAGCGGCATCATATGGCCGCGTGCGATTGCGCCCTACGAGGTTGTCGTCGTGGCGGTCAACGCAAAGGTGGACGAGCAGCTCCGCTATGCTGAGGAGATCTATGAGGAGCTGCGAGCGGCAGGTGTCGACGTGCTGCTCGACGACCGCCGCGAACGCGCGGGCGTGAAGTTCAACGACTGCGATCTGATCGGTTACCCCGTGCGCATCGCCATAGGACCGAAGACACTCGAGACCGGCAGCATCGAGGTGAAGCTGCGCAAGTCGGGCGAACTCGTGAACTTTGCGCGCGACACATATCTGAAGGGCGTACAG